One genomic region from Oncorhynchus clarkii lewisi isolate Uvic-CL-2024 chromosome 21, UVic_Ocla_1.0, whole genome shotgun sequence encodes:
- the LOC139378516 gene encoding E3 ubiquitin-protein ligase TRIM21-like, which yields MASSSSVLSEEQFLCSICLDVFTEPVSIQCGHNFCIACIRKYWDGNEMCQCPMCKKTFYKRPDLFINTFISEMAAQFRKSVQVKATSSSDQLPAKTGEVSCDICTGMKLKALKSCLVCQTSYCETHLEPHQRVPALKRHKLIKPVENLEDRMCKKHDRLLELFCRTDQTCVCQFCTEAKHKTHNTVPLEEEYGEKMAELGKMMSVVQQMLHTRSRKVKEIKHSVELSKRVAERKILDSVQVFTALVRSIERSQAELIEVVKEKQKKAERQAERLIKELEREITALQRRSTKLDQLSHTEDHLHLLQSFPSLCTLPPTKDWSKISVHSDLYVGTGRRVVSQLEETLNKEMDKVKLKRAQRYAVDVTLDPDTANPYIILSTSGKEVRYQQKQQDLLDNPKRFSTCPCVLGNKGVSSGRSYYEVTVKGKTKWDLGVARESINRKGNITLSPKDGYWTVALRERCKYLACTSTPVLLSLREKPRKVGVFVDYEEGQVSFYDVEARSHIYSFTGCTFANKLYPYLGPCANFGDENSAPLIISPVNHTD from the coding sequence ATGGCGTCCTCCAGCAGTGTCCTGTCTGAAGAGCAGTTCCTGTGTTCTATCTGTCTGGATGTGTTCACTGAGCCCGTCTCTATTCAATGTGGACACAACTTCTGCATTGCCTGTATCAGGAAGTATTGGGATGGCAATGAAATGTGCCAGTGTCCCATgtgtaaaaaaacattttataagAGACCAGATCTGTTCATCAATACATTCATTTCTGAGATGGCTGCTCAGTTCAGGAAATCAGTTCAAGTGAAAGCCACCAGCAGCTCAGACCAACTCCCTGCCAAAACTGGAGAAGTCTCCTGTGACATCTGCACTGGGATGAAGCTCAAGGCCCTGAAATCCTGCCTGGTGTGTCAGACCTCGTACTGTGAGACGCACCTGGAGCCTCATCAGAGAGTCCCAGCCTTAAAGAGACACAAGCTGATCAAACCTGTGGAGAATCTGGAAGACAGGATGTGTAAGAAGCACGACAGACTCCTGGAGCTGTTCTGTAGGACTGATCAGACATGTGTGTGTCAGTTCTGCACTGAGGCAAAACACAAGACTCACAACACAGTCCCTCTAGAGGAAGAGTATGGAGAGAAGATGGCTGAACTGGGGAAGATGATGTCAGTAGTACAGCAGATGTTGCATACAAGATCTAGAAAGGTTAAGGAGATCAAACACTCTGTAGAGCTCAGCAAGAGAGTTGCAGAGAGAAAGATATTAGACAGTGTGCAGGTATTCACTGCTCTGGTTCGCTCCATTGAGAGAAGTCAGGCTGAGCTCATTGAGGTGGTCAAAGAGAAGCAGAAAAAAGCAGAGAGGCAGGCTGAAAGGCTCATTAAAGAGCTGGAGCGGGAAATCACTGCGCTACAGAGGAGAAGCACTAAGCTGGATCAGCTCTCACACACTGaggaccacctccacctcctacaGAGCTTCCCATCTCTTTGCACCCTTCCACCCACCAAGGACTGGTCTAAGATCAGTGTTCACAGTGATCTGTATGTGGGGACTGGGAGGAGAGTTGTGTCCCAACTGGAGGAGACACTGAATAAAGAGATGGATAAAGTCAAATTGAAGAGGGCGCAGCGCTATGCAGTAGATGTGACTCTGGACCCTGATACGGCAAACCCCTATATCATCCTGTCGACAAGTGGGAAAGAAGTGAGATATCAACAGAAACAACAAGATCTCCTTGACAACCCAAAGAGGTTTTCCACCTGTCCCTGTGTCCTTGGAAATAAAGGTGTCTCCTCAGGAAGATCGTACTATGAGGTGACTGTTAAGGGAAAGACTAAGTGGGATTTAGGAGTGGCCAGAGAGTCCATCAACAGGAAGGGAAATATCACTCTGAGCCCTAAGGATGGATACTGGACTGTGGCACTGAGGGAAAGGTGTAAGTACCTAGCCTGTACCTCCacacctgtcctcctctccctgagAGAAAAGCCCAGGAAGGTGGGGGTGTTTGTGGATTATGAGGAGGGTCAGGTCTCCTTTTATGATGTAGAGGCCAGGTCTCACATCTACTCTTTCACTGGCTGCACCTTCGCTAATAAACTATATCCATACTTAGGACCTTGTGCTAATTTTGGGGATGAAAACTCTGCTCCTCTGATTATCTCCCCTGTCAATCACACAGACTGA